Proteins found in one Abyssibius alkaniclasticus genomic segment:
- a CDS encoding YgaP family membrane protein, translated as MFTTNLGSRDRIARLVIGGVLVVLAFVVTLGIWKWVAILVGAVLIATAFMKFCPIYAALRIRTDT; from the coding sequence ATGTTCACAACGAATCTTGGATCGCGCGACCGCATTGCGCGGCTGGTCATCGGCGGCGTGCTGGTTGTGCTGGCATTTGTCGTTACGCTTGGCATATGGAAATGGGTGGCGATACTTGTCGGGGCCGTGCTGATTGCCACGGCTTTCATGAAGTTTTGCCCGATTTACGCTGCTTTGCGCATTCGCACAGATACATAG
- a CDS encoding cobyrinate a,c-diamide synthase: MSRGLVIAAPASGAGKTMIVAGLLAAFRARGLDMRAAKSGPDYIDPAFHAAASGRECVNLDAWAMPPAQLRGLAAAQGGDVLLVEGAMGLFDGAPDVNTPMGRGAVAELASVLNLPVVLVVDASRAAQTVAPALHGLRLALAGRAGASGGDIYEQKMAGVILNRVGSARHEAMLRAALGHYGLAVLGAVPRDAVMAQESRHLGLVQAGEDAGLPARLAAMAAHVAAHVDLDALRAVAAPVAPAPLPVGLPPPGQRIAVARDVAFAFAYPHMLEGWRRAGAQVMPFSPLADEGPAAEADAVFLPGGYPELHAGQIAQAGRFRAGMVAAVARGATVYGECGGYMVLGAGLVDGDGMRHEMLGLLPVETSFAQRKLTLGYRHLSPLGGPFGDAPRRGHEFHYATIAKEDPESPLWRAADSLGVELGTVGQRRGRVCGAFAHLIA, from the coding sequence ATGAGCCGCGGGCTGGTCATTGCCGCCCCGGCTTCCGGCGCCGGTAAAACCATGATTGTTGCCGGATTGCTGGCCGCCTTTCGGGCGCGCGGGCTGGACATGCGTGCCGCCAAAAGCGGGCCGGATTACATTGACCCGGCCTTTCATGCCGCCGCGAGCGGGCGGGAATGTGTCAACCTCGATGCCTGGGCGATGCCGCCCGCGCAACTGCGCGGACTGGCTGCTGCGCAAGGCGGGGACGTGCTGCTTGTCGAAGGGGCGATGGGCCTGTTTGACGGCGCGCCGGATGTGAACACCCCGATGGGGCGCGGCGCGGTTGCCGAGCTTGCGAGTGTTTTGAACCTGCCGGTGGTGCTGGTCGTCGATGCCAGCCGGGCGGCGCAGACGGTTGCACCGGCGCTGCATGGGCTGAGGTTGGCGCTTGCCGGGCGGGCAGGTGCCTCCGGCGGGGATATTTATGAGCAAAAGATGGCCGGGGTGATTCTCAACCGGGTAGGCTCGGCGCGGCACGAGGCGATGTTGCGCGCGGCTTTGGGGCATTACGGGCTGGCGGTGCTGGGGGCTGTGCCGCGTGATGCGGTGATGGCGCAGGAGTCCCGCCATTTGGGGCTGGTGCAGGCGGGCGAGGATGCGGGCTTACCCGCGCGGCTGGCGGCTATGGCGGCGCATGTGGCGGCGCATGTCGATCTGGATGCGCTGCGTGCAGTGGCCGCCCCGGTCGCGCCCGCGCCACTGCCCGTTGGTCTGCCGCCGCCGGGCCAGCGCATTGCCGTGGCGCGCGACGTGGCTTTCGCCTTCGCCTATCCGCATATGCTGGAGGGGTGGCGCCGCGCGGGGGCGCAGGTGATGCCATTCTCGCCGCTCGCCGATGAAGGGCCAGCGGCGGAGGCTGATGCGGTGTTTCTGCCGGGGGGCTATCCGGAACTACATGCAGGCCAGATAGCACAGGCCGGCCGGTTTCGTGCCGGTATGGTGGCAGCGGTTGCGCGCGGTGCAACGGTATATGGGGAATGCGGCGGCTATATGGTGCTGGGGGCGGGGCTGGTTGATGGTGACGGTATGCGCCACGAGATGCTTGGCCTGCTGCCCGTGGAAACCAGCTTTGCGCAGCGCAAGCTTACGCTCGGCTACCGGCACCTCAGCCCGCTGGGCGGCCCGTTTGGCGATGCGCCCCGGCGCGGGCACGAATTTCATTATGCAACGATTGCCAAAGAAGACCCTGAAAGCCCGCTCTGGCGGGCGGCGGATTCACTTGGCGTCGAGCTTGGCACGGTCGGTCAGCGGCGTGGCCGGGTTTGCGGCGCCTTTGCGCATCTGATCGCGTAG
- a CDS encoding alpha/beta hydrolase, whose product MSAAATLQKPETIRRRAVFVLPGYDPAPPRRYREIYRSEAAKQGEITGQSIGLSPASRPAPFYGWQVSAQQAGRSTHSAHWILPWNDLVRSSMKAGIFGIYPLALRTGWTYLKGGALWALLRLRWQPMLAVFYPLAVLMGQVLVATAGAALGWQLAGWAGLALGLGASLAGAEYLRRQDNRTYIYYLLHLYAFAARNMARPNPDLARRMNALADQVQAALDDGVDEVLVVGHSLGAQLATDLLGDMLRDGRLNGPGHVALLTLGQVIPMMSFLPAAQRLRQNLRAVAASSRIFWLDVSSQADGGCFALADAAAVSGVAPQGAQNPLVISAAFADTVEGAETQRFFARHFQYYRAFARPENYDYFAITAGPLPLAARYAGRKNSPQCILKPFVRVQDGPDG is encoded by the coding sequence ATGAGCGCCGCCGCCACCTTGCAAAAGCCAGAAACCATCCGCCGCCGCGCGGTATTCGTGCTGCCCGGATATGACCCGGCCCCGCCGCGCCGCTACCGCGAGATTTACCGCAGCGAGGCGGCAAAACAGGGCGAAATCACCGGCCAGAGCATTGGCCTTTCACCCGCCAGCCGCCCCGCCCCGTTTTATGGCTGGCAGGTCAGCGCGCAGCAGGCGGGCAGATCAACCCACAGCGCGCATTGGATATTGCCGTGGAATGACCTTGTGCGCAGTTCCATGAAGGCGGGGATTTTCGGCATTTACCCGCTGGCCCTGCGCACGGGCTGGACCTATCTGAAGGGTGGCGCGCTCTGGGCGCTGCTGCGCCTGCGCTGGCAGCCGATGCTGGCGGTTTTCTACCCGCTGGCGGTGCTGATGGGGCAGGTGCTGGTCGCCACTGCCGGTGCTGCATTGGGCTGGCAGCTTGCCGGCTGGGCGGGGCTGGCGCTGGGCCTTGGCGCAAGCCTTGCCGGCGCCGAATATCTGCGCCGGCAGGACAATCGCACCTATATTTACTATCTGCTGCATCTTTATGCCTTTGCGGCGCGCAACATGGCCCGGCCCAACCCCGACCTTGCGCGGCGCATGAATGCGCTTGCCGACCAGGTGCAGGCCGCGCTGGATGATGGCGTCGACGAGGTGCTGGTCGTCGGCCATTCGCTTGGCGCGCAGCTTGCGACCGATCTGCTGGGCGATATGCTGCGCGACGGGCGGCTGAACGGGCCGGGCCATGTTGCGCTGCTCACGCTTGGCCAGGTCATCCCGATGATGTCGTTTTTGCCTGCCGCGCAGCGCCTGCGCCAGAACCTGCGCGCTGTTGCCGCCAGCAGCCGTATTTTCTGGCTCGATGTCTCATCCCAGGCCGATGGCGGCTGTTTTGCACTTGCCGATGCGGCTGCGGTCAGCGGGGTGGCGCCACAGGGGGCGCAAAACCCGCTGGTTATTTCAGCCGCCTTCGCCGACACCGTGGAAGGTGCTGAAACACAACGCTTTTTCGCCCGTCATTTCCAATATTACCGCGCCTTCGCCAGGCCGGAAAACTATGACTATTTTGCCATAACCGCCGGGCCTTTGCCTTTGGCGGCGCGTTATGCCGGGCGCAAGAATTCGCCGCAATGCATCTTAAAACCCTTTGTCAGGGTTCAGGATGGGCCAGATGGATGA
- a CDS encoding cytochrome c biogenesis CcdA family protein, which translates to MFGIDVFTAALLPSVLVALVGGFISFISPCVLPVVPAYLSYMTGASLDDMGARRGRALLTAIFFVLGLSTVFLLLAIGATALAGSIAGFRQWFPTISGIVVMLFGLHFLGIVRIGIMNREARFKTGDRGGTPFGAYVLGVAFSLGWAPCIGPILSTVLAIVAQEQSMSRGMVLMGAYAFGLGIPFLLFALFFGASRKLMTVLLRHMDKIERISGLLLWTIGLMLLTGQFTRISFWLLEMFPSLQNIG; encoded by the coding sequence ATGTTTGGAATAGATGTCTTCACGGCAGCGCTGCTGCCCTCCGTGCTGGTGGCGCTTGTTGGCGGTTTTATCAGTTTCATTTCCCCCTGCGTCTTGCCGGTCGTGCCCGCCTATCTGTCTTACATGACGGGCGCATCGCTCGATGATATGGGCGCGCGCCGCGGGCGCGCCTTGCTCACCGCCATATTCTTTGTGCTGGGCCTGTCTACCGTGTTCCTGCTGCTGGCCATTGGCGCAACCGCGCTGGCAGGCAGCATTGCCGGTTTCAGGCAATGGTTTCCCACCATTTCGGGCATCGTGGTCATGCTGTTCGGCCTGCATTTTCTGGGCATCGTCCGCATCGGCATCATGAATCGCGAAGCACGGTTCAAAACGGGCGACCGTGGGGGCACCCCGTTCGGGGCATATGTGCTTGGCGTCGCCTTTTCGCTGGGCTGGGCGCCCTGCATCGGCCCGATTCTCTCCACGGTTCTGGCCATTGTCGCGCAAGAGCAATCCATGTCCCGTGGCATGGTGCTGATGGGCGCCTATGCCTTCGGGCTTGGCATTCCCTTCTTGCTTTTCGCCCTCTTCTTCGGGGCGTCACGCAAGCTGATGACCGTGCTTTTGCGCCATATGGACAAGATCGAGCGGATCTCGGGCCTGCTGCTCTGGACCATCGGGCTGATGCTGCTGACCGGCCAGTTCACCCGCATTTCCTTTTGGCTGCTCGAAATGTTTCCGTCGCTTCAAAATATCGGCTGA
- a CDS encoding LysR family transcriptional regulator has translation MDWDKLRIFHAVADAGSLTHAGDALHLSQSAVSRQIRGLEESLNVTLFHRHARGLILTEQGELLFDATKAMTRRLDTAAARIKDSEDEVFGELRVTTTIGFGTLWLAPRMGQLYRHYPNLKIDLMLEERVLDLPMREADIAIRMKEPSQADLIRRRLMDVNIRLYASPEYLAKHGMPQTPAELAKHRLICQSPTAPQVSAGAGWMAPYLAANETSLLTVNNYFGILQAVRSGLGVGALPDYLTADSPELINVLPEEGSGVVPVYLAYPEELRHSKRVAVFRDFVIDEVIAYRKSLKT, from the coding sequence ATGGACTGGGACAAGCTAAGAATATTTCACGCGGTGGCCGATGCGGGCAGCCTGACCCATGCCGGCGATGCGCTGCATCTGAGCCAGTCGGCGGTCAGCCGCCAGATCCGCGGGCTGGAGGAAAGCCTGAATGTCACCCTGTTCCACCGCCATGCGCGCGGGCTGATTCTGACCGAGCAGGGCGAATTGCTGTTTGACGCGACCAAGGCAATGACCCGGCGGCTGGATACGGCGGCGGCGCGCATCAAGGATAGTGAGGACGAGGTGTTTGGCGAGCTACGCGTCACCACCACAATCGGCTTTGGCACTTTGTGGCTGGCGCCGCGCATGGGCCAGCTTTACCGCCACTACCCGAACCTGAAGATAGATCTGATGCTGGAAGAACGCGTGCTGGATTTGCCGATGCGCGAAGCCGATATCGCCATTCGCATGAAAGAGCCCAGCCAGGCCGATTTGATCCGCCGCCGGCTGATGGATGTGAATATCCGCCTCTATGCCTCGCCCGAATATCTGGCCAAGCACGGGATGCCGCAAACACCGGCTGAACTGGCCAAACACCGGCTGATCTGCCAAAGCCCGACCGCGCCGCAGGTCAGCGCGGGCGCCGGCTGGATGGCGCCCTATTTGGCCGCCAACGAAACCTCGCTGCTGACGGTGAACAACTATTTCGGCATTTTGCAGGCGGTGCGCTCTGGCCTGGGCGTGGGCGCATTGCCCGACTACCTGACCGCCGATTCCCCCGAGCTGATAAACGTATTGCCCGAAGAGGGCAGCGGCGTGGTGCCGGTCTATCTGGCCTATCCCGAAGAACTGCGCCATTCCAAACGTGTGGCGGTGTTCCGCGATTTTGTCATAGACGAGGTAATCGCCTATCGCAAATCGCTCAAAACCTAG
- a CDS encoding sulfurtransferase TusA family protein yields MRVDHELDAQGLLCPLPVLKARKRLLALAPGQVLRLLADDPAAVIDVPHFCTEAGHELLGSEVVSGRLRAYLIRKG; encoded by the coding sequence ATGAGGGTTGATCACGAGCTAGATGCGCAGGGGCTGCTATGCCCGCTGCCGGTGCTGAAGGCACGAAAACGGCTGTTGGCATTGGCACCGGGGCAGGTTTTGCGCCTGCTGGCCGATGACCCGGCCGCGGTGATCGACGTGCCGCATTTCTGCACGGAGGCCGGGCATGAATTGCTGGGCAGTGAAGTGGTTTCAGGCAGGCTGCGCGCCTACCTGATTCGCAAAGGGTGA
- a CDS encoding indolepyruvate ferredoxin oxidoreductase family protein — protein sequence MTLRDVSLHDRFDLSKQHVLLSGTQALVRLPLMQKARDAAAGHNTAGYVTGYRGSPLGAVDQQYQRAAKDLQAADITFNPGLNEDLAATAMWGTQQAELRGEGRFDGVFGLWYGKGPGVDRCGDVFRHANFAGTSALGGVLVAMGDDHTAESSTTLHQSEFALVDVMMPILAPAGVQELLDYGIYGWALSRYTGCWVGIKCLKDTVEATGVVDGTPERVTVKLPTDFELPADGLNIRLNDTPAEQEARLHDYKRFAAEAFGRANRLDHPVLPAKGAKIGIVSSGKSWLDTIQALQLLGIDEAMAKKLGISTYKVGMVWPLDMQSFRDWSEHLDLIIVVEEKRKLVEVQIKEAIFNDRHGRRVIGWKHENGETLFSVKKALDPVGIARGLARVLREEGAWDSKLDPAAAAIDAAAVADNTPSIAKRLPYFCAGCPHNSSTKLPEGARAYAGIGCHWMVQWMDRETTGFTHMGGEGANWVGEAPFSSRDHIFQNLGDGTYNHSGSLAIRAALAAGVNITYKILFNDAVAMTGGQANEGGLTAQQIAHEVVAMGVEKLIVVYDDKEDVDPAQFPRGVDMTERANLMDAQTRLSKIKGVTALLYIQTCAAEKRRRRKKKQFPDPDKRIFINPDVCEGCGDCGVKSNCVAILPLETELGRKRQIDQSACNKDFSCVNGFCPSFVTLTGAKVKKPKAESVNIPDLPAPALPAINGTFNIVATGVGGTGIVTVGALLAMAAHLEGKGAGMMEMAGLAQKGGAVTVHCRIANTPEDISAVRVANGEMDALIGGDIVTSSGTPNLGLMSRGRTRAICNSHEIITGAFTKDTEFSLPGDQMETALRGRIGADALTMIEATRMAERYLGDAIYANVLLLGAAWQAGLVPLGLEALERAIELNGAGVAGNKLALKVGRWAIAFPEQAHASDAPKAPLDLEATIAFRADHLAKFQNAKLAARYKARIAGAREIDADFAMALAKGYHKLLAYKDEYEVARLHRETLEKAVAAQFEDVRNMRFHMAPPIFGRKDKSGNPVKSEFGPWMMRAFGLLARLKGLRGTWADPFGRSAERKMERALITQYEGDMDRVSARFTPETAETCIALAELPLKIRGFGHVKLAAVGRFEKDRAALLAALDSPQKMAAQ from the coding sequence ATGACATTGCGCGACGTATCCTTACACGACCGTTTCGACCTTTCCAAACAGCATGTGCTGCTGTCGGGCACACAGGCGCTTGTGCGCCTGCCGCTCATGCAAAAGGCCCGCGATGCGGCGGCGGGCCATAACACGGCGGGCTATGTCACGGGCTATCGCGGCTCGCCGCTTGGGGCGGTTGACCAGCAATATCAGCGCGCGGCAAAAGATTTGCAGGCCGCCGATATCACCTTCAACCCCGGCCTGAACGAAGACCTTGCCGCCACCGCCATGTGGGGCACGCAGCAGGCCGAGCTGCGCGGCGAGGGGCGCTTTGATGGCGTGTTCGGCCTGTGGTATGGCAAGGGGCCGGGGGTGGATCGTTGCGGCGATGTCTTCCGCCACGCCAATTTTGCCGGCACATCGGCGCTGGGGGGCGTGCTGGTGGCAATGGGCGATGACCATACCGCCGAAAGCTCGACCACGCTGCACCAGTCCGAATTCGCGCTCGTCGATGTGATGATGCCCATTCTCGCCCCCGCCGGTGTGCAGGAATTGCTCGATTACGGCATCTATGGCTGGGCCTTGTCGCGCTATACCGGCTGCTGGGTTGGCATCAAATGCCTCAAGGATACGGTTGAAGCGACCGGCGTGGTCGATGGCACGCCCGAGCGTGTAACCGTAAAACTGCCGACAGATTTCGAGTTGCCCGCCGATGGGCTGAACATCCGCCTCAACGACACGCCCGCCGAGCAAGAGGCGCGCCTGCACGATTACAAGCGTTTTGCCGCCGAAGCCTTTGGCCGCGCCAACAGGCTCGACCATCCGGTGCTGCCCGCCAAGGGCGCGAAAATCGGCATCGTCTCATCCGGCAAATCATGGCTCGATACCATTCAGGCGCTCCAGCTTCTGGGCATCGATGAAGCAATGGCCAAAAAGCTGGGCATTTCCACCTACAAGGTTGGCATGGTCTGGCCGCTCGATATGCAGAGCTTCCGCGACTGGTCGGAACATCTCGACCTGATCATCGTGGTGGAAGAAAAGCGCAAGCTGGTCGAGGTGCAGATCAAGGAAGCCATTTTCAACGACCGTCATGGCCGCCGTGTCATCGGCTGGAAGCATGAAAACGGCGAAACGCTGTTCTCGGTGAAAAAGGCGCTCGACCCGGTTGGCATTGCCCGTGGCCTTGCCCGCGTGCTGCGCGAAGAAGGCGCGTGGGATAGCAAGCTCGACCCCGCCGCCGCTGCGATTGATGCCGCCGCCGTGGCCGATAATACCCCCTCTATCGCCAAGCGCTTGCCGTATTTCTGCGCCGGTTGCCCGCATAACTCCTCAACCAAACTGCCCGAAGGTGCCCGCGCCTATGCGGGCATCGGCTGCCACTGGATGGTGCAGTGGATGGACCGTGAAACCACCGGCTTCACCCATATGGGCGGCGAGGGGGCCAATTGGGTGGGCGAGGCGCCCTTCTCGTCACGCGACCATATTTTCCAGAATCTTGGCGATGGCACCTACAACCATTCCGGCTCGCTCGCCATTCGCGCGGCCTTGGCCGCCGGGGTGAACATCACCTATAAAATCCTGTTCAATGATGCTGTTGCCATGACGGGCGGGCAGGCCAATGAAGGCGGGCTGACCGCCCAGCAAATCGCCCATGAAGTGGTGGCGATGGGCGTTGAAAAACTGATCGTCGTTTATGATGACAAGGAAGATGTCGACCCGGCGCAATTCCCGCGCGGGGTGGACATGACCGAGCGCGCGAACCTGATGGATGCGCAGACCCGCCTGTCCAAAATCAAGGGCGTCACCGCGCTGCTCTATATCCAGACCTGCGCCGCCGAAAAGCGCCGCCGCCGCAAGAAAAAGCAGTTCCCCGACCCCGATAAGCGCATTTTCATCAACCCCGATGTGTGCGAAGGCTGCGGCGATTGCGGGGTCAAATCCAACTGCGTGGCGATTCTGCCGCTGGAAACCGAGCTTGGCCGCAAGCGCCAGATCGACCAATCGGCCTGCAACAAGGATTTTAGCTGCGTGAACGGCTTTTGCCCCAGTTTCGTAACCCTTACCGGGGCCAAGGTGAAAAAACCAAAGGCTGAATCGGTGAACATTCCCGACCTGCCCGCACCCGCCTTGCCCGCCATCAACGGCACGTTCAACATTGTCGCCACCGGCGTTGGCGGCACGGGTATTGTGACCGTGGGCGCCTTGCTGGCAATGGCCGCGCATCTGGAAGGCAAGGGTGCTGGCATGATGGAAATGGCCGGCCTTGCGCAAAAAGGCGGCGCCGTCACCGTGCATTGCCGCATTGCCAACACGCCCGAAGATATTTCAGCCGTGCGCGTTGCCAATGGCGAAATGGATGCGCTGATCGGCGGCGATATCGTCACCTCGTCGGGCACACCCAACCTTGGCCTCATGTCGCGCGGGCGCACGCGCGCCATTTGCAACAGCCATGAAATCATCACCGGGGCCTTCACCAAGGATACCGAATTCTCATTGCCCGGCGATCAGATGGAAACCGCCCTGCGCGGGCGCATCGGCGCGGATGCGCTGACCATGATCGAAGCCACCCGCATGGCCGAGCGTTATCTGGGCGATGCGATTTACGCCAATGTGCTGCTGCTGGGCGCGGCCTGGCAGGCCGGGCTTGTGCCACTGGGGCTGGAGGCGCTTGAACGCGCGATCGAGCTGAACGGCGCGGGCGTTGCGGGCAACAAGCTGGCGCTGAAGGTCGGGCGCTGGGCCATCGCCTTTCCCGAACAGGCCCATGCTTCGGATGCCCCAAAAGCACCGCTGGACCTGGAGGCCACAATCGCCTTTCGTGCCGACCATCTGGCGAAGTTCCAGAACGCCAAACTGGCCGCGCGCTACAAGGCCCGCATTGCTGGCGCGCGCGAAATCGATGCCGATTTTGCGATGGCCCTGGCCAAGGGCTACCACAAGCTGCTGGCCTACAAGGATGAATATGAGGTCGCCCGCCTGCACCGAGAAACGCTGGAAAAGGCCGTGGCCGCCCAGTTTGAGGATGTGCGGAACATGCGCTTCCACATGGCCCCGCCCATCTTTGGCCGCAAGGATAAGTCGGGCAACCCGGTGAAGTCTGAATTCGGCCCCTGGATGATGCGCGCCTTTGGCCTGCTGGCGCGCCTGAAAGGCCTGCGCGGCACATGGGCCGACCCGTTTGGCCGCAGCGCCGAGCGCAAGATGGAGCGCGCGCTGATCACCCAATACGAGGGCGATATGGACAGGGTTTCGGCCCGTTTCACGCCTGAAACGGCGGAAACCTGCATCGCGCTGGCCGAACTCCCGCTCAAGATCCGCGGTTTTGGCCATGTGAAACTGGCCGCCGTCGGCCGGTTTGAAAAAGACCGCGCCGCCCTGCTGGCCGCGCTCGATTCACCGCAGAAAATGGCCGCCCAATAG
- a CDS encoding cytochrome P450, with the protein MDELPARPKTYPRGRSLRRQIRDFRGDLFAALPERLYRAWMAERRNLIYRSYIINQPDLVKTVLQDRPDDFPKSPIIHDTLRGLLGNSVFVTNGATWRAQRRIIDPAFARGNLRSTFPAMQAAGRAALARLAAGRVEMEFETAHLAADVIFRTLFSTPIDSDDASRVFTEFRNYQRAQPLWNLPGLLRLPRWVPRFHSRASRRAAAEIRRILLTFVNAHAARIAAGDIPVDLAGKIMTTPDPETGRLFSAQDMVDQVAIFFLAGHETSASALSWALYLLAKFPEAQARVASEASLCDPATMAFSDLSKLAFTRDVFRETLRLYPPVPMMPRQTVKAEPMRDRVLPKGALAILSPWHLHRHERLWDNPHGFDPDRWQTENGKACARDAYIPFSAGPRVCTGAGFAMVEGVLLLAMLVSRWEFALFEGQEPRPLAHLTVRAADGVWLELRPRAVAAADASGGDI; encoded by the coding sequence ATGGATGAGTTGCCCGCCCGCCCGAAAACCTACCCCAGGGGCCGCAGCCTGCGCCGCCAGATCCGCGATTTTCGCGGTGATCTGTTTGCCGCCCTGCCCGAGCGGCTTTACCGCGCCTGGATGGCCGAGCGGCGCAACCTGATCTATCGCAGCTACATCATCAACCAGCCGGACCTTGTGAAAACCGTGCTGCAGGACCGGCCCGATGATTTTCCGAAATCGCCCATTATCCATGATACTTTGCGCGGGCTTCTGGGCAATTCGGTGTTTGTGACCAATGGCGCAACCTGGCGCGCGCAGCGGCGCATCATCGACCCGGCATTCGCGCGCGGCAATCTGCGCAGCACCTTTCCGGCCATGCAGGCAGCAGGGCGTGCCGCGCTGGCGCGGCTGGCGGCGGGCAGGGTGGAGATGGAGTTTGAAACCGCGCATCTGGCTGCCGATGTCATCTTCCGCACATTGTTCTCAACCCCGATTGACAGCGATGACGCGAGCCGCGTTTTCACCGAATTTCGCAACTACCAGCGCGCGCAGCCGCTCTGGAACCTTCCGGGCCTTCTGCGCCTGCCGCGCTGGGTGCCGCGCTTTCATTCCCGCGCTTCGCGCCGCGCGGCGGCCGAGATTCGCCGCATCCTGCTGACATTCGTCAACGCCCATGCGGCGCGCATTGCGGCGGGCGATATTCCGGTGGATCTGGCCGGCAAGATCATGACCACGCCCGACCCTGAAACCGGCCGACTGTTCAGCGCCCAGGACATGGTCGATCAGGTGGCGATATTCTTTCTGGCAGGGCATGAAACCTCGGCCTCGGCCCTGTCCTGGGCCTTGTATTTGCTGGCGAAATTTCCCGAGGCCCAGGCGCGCGTGGCAAGCGAGGCCAGCCTGTGCGACCCGGCGACGATGGCGTTTTCCGACCTGTCGAAACTGGCCTTCACCCGCGATGTGTTCCGCGAAACCCTGCGCCTGTATCCACCCGTGCCGATGATGCCCCGCCAGACCGTGAAAGCCGAGCCGATGCGCGACCGCGTGCTGCCAAAAGGCGCGCTGGCCATCCTGTCGCCCTGGCATTTGCACCGGCACGAACGGCTATGGGACAACCCGCACGGCTTTGACCCGGATCGTTGGCAAACCGAGAATGGCAAGGCCTGCGCGCGCGATGCCTATATCCCGTTTTCCGCCGGGCCGCGTGTTTGCACCGGCGCGGGGTTTGCAATGGTTGAAGGGGTTTTGCTGCTGGCGATGCTGGTGTCACGCTGGGAATTTGCGCTGTTCGAGGGGCAGGAGCCCCGCCCGCTGGCGCATCTGACGGTGCGCGCGGCGGACGGGGTCTGGCTGGAACTGAGGCCGCGCGCGGTTGCGGCGGCAGATGCCTCCGGCGGGGATATTTAA
- a CDS encoding DMT family transporter, giving the protein MTSDTDNRRGAVLMMVAMGAFTINDAFMKEALTQLPLGQSLFLRGLAASLFTALITWHGGGFASRPNRSERRAIGLRTIGEIGGTGCFMVALSHMPLADLTAILQALPLFVTLAAAVFLRETVGWRRWSAILMGFSGVLLIVQPGGSTFSPYALLALLAVVFITLRDLSTRRIAGRMSSALIAHITALAVTALGIVLLPFAAWEPVTWGAILPLMGSAIFLSAGYLTVVAATRTGDIGFVAPFRYTGLVWAIVLGLVFFAEIPSVYMLSGAAIIVAAGLYAFWRERQLRDQMRKGAANPATPLTDRAKLDAK; this is encoded by the coding sequence ATGACAAGTGATACAGACAACCGCCGTGGCGCAGTTTTGATGATGGTCGCAATGGGCGCCTTCACCATAAATGACGCCTTCATGAAAGAGGCTTTGACACAGCTGCCGCTTGGCCAGTCGCTGTTCTTGCGGGGGCTGGCGGCCAGCCTGTTCACCGCCCTGATCACCTGGCATGGCGGCGGATTTGCCAGCCGCCCAAACCGCAGCGAGCGGCGCGCCATCGGGTTGCGCACCATTGGTGAGATTGGCGGCACGGGCTGCTTCATGGTGGCGCTGTCGCATATGCCCCTGGCCGATCTGACGGCGATTTTGCAGGCCCTGCCGCTGTTTGTTACACTCGCGGCGGCTGTATTTTTGCGCGAAACCGTGGGCTGGCGGCGCTGGTCGGCCATTCTGATGGGCTTTAGCGGCGTGCTGCTGATCGTGCAGCCCGGCGGGTCCACCTTCAGCCCCTATGCGCTGCTTGCATTATTGGCGGTGGTGTTCATCACGCTGCGCGACCTGTCGACACGGCGCATTGCCGGGCGCATGTCCTCGGCACTCATTGCGCATATCACCGCGCTTGCGGTCACAGCACTTGGCATTGTGCTGTTGCCTTTTGCAGCCTGGGAGCCTGTGACATGGGGCGCCATCCTGCCGCTCATGGGCTCGGCGATCTTCCTGTCGGCGGGCTATCTGACGGTGGTCGCCGCCACCCGCACTGGCGATATCGGCTTTGTTGCCCCGTTCCGCTATACTGGGCTGGTCTGGGCGATTGTGCTGGGGCTGGTGTTCTTCGCCGAAATCCCCTCGGTTTACATGCTGTCGGGTGCGGCAATCATCGTTGCGGCGGGGCTCTATGCCTTCTGGCGCGAACGCCAGCTACGCGATCAGATGCGCAAAGGCGCCGCAAACCCGGCCACGCCGCTGACCGACCGTGCCAAGCTCGACGCCAAGTGA